One genomic region from Bacteroidota bacterium encodes:
- a CDS encoding DUF1016 N-terminal domain-containing protein: MDKLLAYNNFFGEIIDTINSARYQAFKSLNKFHIGQKFKIGRIIVENQDKNKWGQSIVDTLSNVYINRKLPTLLTEKYPEGGNFFFLKLSVY; encoded by the coding sequence ATGGATAAATTATTAGCATACAACAATTTTTTCGGTGAAATAATCGACACGATTAATTCAGCAAGGTATCAAGCTTTCAAGTCTTTGAATAAGTTTCATATTGGTCAAAAATTTAAAATTGGTAGAATAATCGTAGAAAATCAGGATAAGAATAAATGGGGACAATCTATTGTTGACACTTTATCGAATGTATATATTAACCGAAAACTACCCACTCTATTAACCGAAAAGTATCCGGAGGGGGGTAATTTCTTTTTTTTGAAACTCTCTGTCTATTAG
- a CDS encoding type II toxin-antitoxin system PemK/MazF family toxin, translating into MKKTRPCVIISPNEMNKYLRTIIVAPMTTKSRKYPTRI; encoded by the coding sequence ATTAAGAAAACAAGACCTTGTGTAATCATTTCACCCAATGAGATGAATAAATATCTTAGAACAATTATTGTCGCACCAATGACCACAAAGTCGAGAAAATACCCAACAAGAATTGA